The Aphidius gifuensis isolate YNYX2018 linkage group LG2, ASM1490517v1, whole genome shotgun sequence DNA window ATAACACCTGGTAGTTGGACTTGGattgtacattttttaattgaactaCTTTATAGCTGGTATGTCGTCTCAATCGGTGTCGCAGTAGACAATATGTATTGTTATATAGTATTAAAAGTTGTCGGACATTTTCGTACACTAagttatgaaattaaaaatttacattttcatgaaattgaaataagtaaaatcaaaaattttcatatgagaCATcaggatttaaaaattatttgtaaattgtttGCTGAATTAGCAGGACCATTTGTATTTGTAATTGCATTGTCAACTGCAGTAATTTTATGTACaacaatatttcaaataagcCAGGTAATtatattagataaaaaatattagtttattcataataatacaattgatttTCAGATGGATCAAATAACTTTCAGTAAAATAAGTTGGCCTTTaatgtatacattttataaattattacaaatatttatttactcatgGGGTggagaattaattaaaacgcAAGTTAGTTggttaatcattatttttttttttttcattacaaaaataactctaatcatttttgaaattataaatatatttctacattattattaatagagTGAAGAATTTCGGGATGCAGTTTATTCCTCTGCATGGACAgatgctaaaaataataaacttgtaTCACATTCAGTTAGAATGATGATGCATCAGAGgcctattattttaaaagcttGTAAAATGAAACCAATAACAGCTGAACTCTTTTCCAGTGTATGTATCACAATTAgctttttacttaaaaaaaaaatcaatgaaataattaaattattttatgttttactaGCTCATAAATACGACactttcgtatttttttttattacaaacaatcaatgaaaaatcataattgtttatgaatttattttgagaaaaaacCAACTTATttgaattgtaaaatttggaaaaataaaaatacctacTTGCACTAAATTTtcagtttaatttattatattattatttgattcttttggtggaaaaaatgaaaaaaaaaatgcgatGTGAAGCTTATGAAAGTTGGAGAAGAACTGAAGATTTTATAcatgaaattgatttattgattgtattttctttaaaaaaaaaattaattcagttTTCGGAATTTTCATTCACCATAAGATAATTGCTCTAGAATTTCCTGGAAACAAATGTGTTGAATTGGCCGATTAGGGTGAACCCCCCTTCAAGCCTACCCTTTTAAgactatatgtatttttttttttatattatttttttcttttttattattgtttaacaatCACAataagtttttaatattttcatattaaatttaattttatgcaCAATATCGTTcgtaaaagtttaaaatttttttatccattgtATTTAATTTCGACGACAGTTTAATGTCtgattgaaagaaaaaaaaaacttgacgaGACAACTGTCTACATAATTTTGTAGTACATAATAACAGCAAGTATCTAAAAtgagaattttataattttaacatctGTTTAACCCCacgtttgataaaaaaaaaaatcaattttattaaattgtacttTACCATTAAAAAAgctctcaatttttattaccaagaaaaaaaatataataacaaattatataaaagctcaattcattattcaatgaaattatactaaattgataaattatatactatGCAACCCCACAAGTTTCTACGAACTCACAAAGGCTATAGCCAATtcttaaaatacaattatacaacgacaatttacattattcttattccattttttaatttttttttttcttaaattattttatttttatccgtACAATGAAGAGACAAGCTGAATTACAAAGTTTTAAATCGTACAGCTCGGGCATAAGAATACTTTTGTTGTTCATGGGATTATGGCCAGtagaaaattcaaatgttttttacaaattaataccATATTTTCTTGGCAGTGTTTTACTCATTGTAACAAGTGCATCCATGAATTTTGctattcattatcattataatttaatgattgcACTTAAAGGTGTATCAATATCGTTGAGTTATCTTGCCACAACAGTcaaggtatttattttaaaaaaataaaataaattaaaataatcaattagtGGCATGTGGGGTAAaattgacacaaaaaaaatcactaaatttcaaaaacattCGAATggaatttcaattaatatttaaacatttatccaaaaaaaaagtagtaaattttactcaaaaaaatatcaaaattctttttttattttctttaatttttattgtttaaaaattaaattaatttctttattttcattatcaatattttttaattttaaaaatttacaaatgggTTTTAATTTACCCCGACTATTTTACCCTTCATTTGCCTATAATAATAgtctaaaatataatattttttttctatttttaacctcttgtttttcttaaaaaaataaatataaaaaataattaaaattaaaggtTATATGCTATGTGATCCACcgtaaaaaattgatgaaacttgaaaaaacattacatgaattattaagtgaacaagaaattaataaaaacaatgatgaattaataaaaacagcaTTAACACcagtatttaattttcgaaGATTATCGGTATCTCTTagtttttgttcattttcagTTGTAACAACGTATTTTTTAACACCAGTTAtatcaatgataaaacaatataaaaataatataagaccaataaaatatttactaccATATCCAACATTGTATCCTTATGCAATTGAAGGTGGTAGTTTATTATggataatacattttattattgaaacatATGCATGCTTtacattatttacaataacagCAAGTGTTGATACGTCATTCGCATTTTATTCGTCACGTGTCATTGGACAATTTCGTGTGTTaagtaataatattagaagtttaaaatttaaaagaaattatgaaaaaCGTATTCAGGGTTATATTGTTCATCATCGTAAGTTGATAACATGCTGTGAATTGTTACAAGATATTCATGGACCAATTGTTCttgcaattttattaacaaccgCATTAATTATGTGCAGTTTGACATTTCAAATAAGTcaggtaataatttattcatattattttctgtttaataaacaattatgtaaacaatttatttaatttttagattatttactcatttatttatctgtttttttaaatgtttatttacaaatacgtggagcttttttatttttagtaaaactgcacaattatttatacagtttgttttttttttatttataaatttaattattaattttttttatagatggAAACAATTTCAgtaaaacaaacaattttatttgtcgttTATATTGCTGTTAAATTAGCTCAAACTTGGGTCTATGCATGGTCCGGAGAAATGATTGCTGCTgaagtttgtttttattcattttttataaatttataacaatattatttactgtggttttatgattaaatattttgttattaataattaaatatatatttgagaaaattaataatctaaGTAatagtttaattgtttataataatacatttacatttcaaattttgtatgaaatatttttattaaattctcgAAGATactttgtaattaataaattttctgtttataaatattattgcacAGAAGAATATTTAATCATACAAGCTTTCTAtctaatatataaatgaataaaaataataaggccttatattttttttatatttaaaaatagagtGAAGATTTTAGAAAAGCTGTTTATGAATGTGGATGGGAAACGAGCGACAATAAAACAGTTAaacattgtatattatttatgttgatGCAAAAACCATTAATTCTACAAGCTTGTAATTATACACAAATATCAGCTCAATTATTTGTTGCGGttagtaaatttttagatattttttaaaatatatttttacactgataattttttataataataaaaatataaattattattacagattttaaatacaacagtttcttatttttttttgttacaaacaattaatgatgattgatgATTAACACTACATATTACaaccaatttaaaaaataattaaataaattgatattagaaaaaaagtaataataattgtgacgagcttatttgaattttttattttgaatttattaaataatttttttcgttagattttgttgtttaaaaaataaaacaaattactatcatttaaatttggtATTTGAATTCtgtgtttgtattattattttattttatttatttttctctcacCTATTGTTGAAGATATTAACGTAAAATATTGGcttaaaagttattaattt harbors:
- the LOC122848209 gene encoding odorant receptor 13a-like, with the translated sequence MKRQAELQSFKSYSSGIRILLLFMGLWPVENSNVFYKLIPYFLGSVLLIVTSASMNFAIHYHYNLMIALKGVSISLSYLATTVKVICYVIHRKKLMKLEKTLHELLSEQEINKNNDELIKTALTPVFNFRRLSVSLSFCSFSVVTTYFLTPVISMIKQYKNNIRPIKYLLPYPTLYPYAIEGGSLLWIIHFIIETYACFTLFTITASVDTSFAFYSSRVIGQFRVLSNNIRSLKFKRNYEKRIQGYIVHHRKLITCCELLQDIHGPIVLAILLTTALIMCSLTFQISQMETISVKQTILFVVYIAVKLAQTWVYAWSGEMIAAESEDFRKAVYECGWETSDNKTVKHCILFMLMQKPLILQACNYTQISAQLFVAILNTTVSYFFLLQTINDD